The Leucobacter rhizosphaerae genome includes a region encoding these proteins:
- a CDS encoding 3-hydroxyacyl-CoA dehydrogenase NAD-binding domain-containing protein translates to MTDYTTIDFAPLLAAADDEVITESFVRDVALPSGGTLALITLDNGRDHTRPNTLGPRTLQALETVLDAQAARAAAGEIRAVGITGKPFIFAAGADLSKVSTLATRENARLMAQYGHRVLGKFGTLGVPSFAFVNGLALGGAMEIALNCDYRTLDSSAAALAFPEVFLGIIPGWGGATIVPNLIGIENALEIIVSNPLKNNRMLKPEQAYRMGLFDAMFGAASFLERSVAWADGVLSGSVTVSRPHEPGKLERLTKWPAAIKIARDTLKARIGTAAKSPYVALDLLSAAKDNDRVRGFEREDDALTELISGDQFAASIYAFDLVQKRAKRPAGAPDRELAQPVKKVGVIGAGLMASQFALLFARKLRVPVLITDLDQSRVDKGLDYIRGEIDTMQEKGRLSPDDANQIKALVSGTTDKSLYADCDWVIEAVFEELGVKQQVFAEIEPIISETAVLATNTSSLSVEEIGANLAHPERLVGFHFFNPVAVMPLIEVVRVPSTSDETLATAMAVAKKLGKSAVITADRPGFVVNRLLAKVMGEAARALDEGTPMPVVERALAPIGLPMGPFELIDLVGWKVAAHVQDTMVAAFPERFYASENLHRLAEVEGPLSKSKLGKVEDLSKAGKKAVTIGKTAVSEETILRRVEDELAGEIKIMLDEGVVAAAEDIDLCLILGAGWPFQAGGATPYLDRIGASERTFGGTFHDPIIAGDRTQ, encoded by the coding sequence ATGACTGATTACACCACCATCGATTTCGCCCCGCTGCTCGCCGCAGCCGACGACGAGGTCATCACCGAGTCGTTCGTGCGCGACGTCGCACTGCCGTCGGGCGGCACGCTCGCTCTCATCACCCTTGACAACGGGCGGGACCACACCCGTCCGAATACGCTCGGCCCGCGCACACTGCAGGCCCTCGAGACCGTGCTCGACGCGCAGGCCGCGCGGGCGGCCGCGGGTGAGATCCGGGCCGTCGGCATCACGGGCAAGCCGTTCATCTTCGCGGCGGGGGCCGACCTGTCGAAGGTCTCCACGCTCGCGACCCGCGAGAACGCCCGACTCATGGCGCAGTACGGCCATCGCGTGCTCGGCAAGTTCGGCACCCTCGGGGTCCCCTCCTTCGCGTTCGTGAACGGTCTCGCCCTCGGCGGTGCGATGGAGATCGCGCTCAACTGCGACTACCGCACCCTCGATTCGTCGGCGGCCGCGCTCGCGTTCCCCGAGGTGTTCCTCGGCATCATCCCGGGCTGGGGTGGGGCGACGATCGTGCCGAACCTCATCGGCATCGAGAACGCCCTCGAGATCATCGTCTCGAACCCGCTGAAGAACAACCGGATGCTGAAGCCCGAACAGGCGTACCGCATGGGCCTGTTCGATGCGATGTTCGGTGCGGCGAGTTTCCTCGAGCGCTCCGTGGCCTGGGCCGACGGTGTGCTCAGCGGCTCGGTCACGGTCTCGCGCCCCCACGAACCCGGCAAGCTGGAGCGGCTGACGAAGTGGCCGGCGGCGATCAAGATCGCCCGCGACACGCTCAAGGCGCGGATCGGCACGGCGGCGAAGTCCCCGTACGTCGCACTCGACCTGCTGAGCGCGGCCAAGGACAACGACCGCGTGCGCGGGTTCGAGCGCGAGGACGACGCGCTCACTGAGCTCATCTCGGGTGACCAGTTCGCGGCCTCCATCTACGCGTTCGACCTCGTGCAGAAGCGTGCGAAGCGCCCCGCCGGGGCACCGGATCGCGAGCTGGCGCAGCCCGTCAAGAAGGTCGGCGTCATCGGGGCCGGTCTCATGGCGAGCCAGTTCGCGCTGCTCTTCGCTCGGAAGCTGCGCGTGCCGGTCCTCATCACCGATCTCGATCAGTCGCGGGTCGACAAGGGCCTGGACTACATCCGCGGTGAGATCGACACCATGCAGGAGAAGGGGCGCCTCTCCCCCGACGATGCGAACCAGATCAAGGCGCTCGTCAGCGGCACGACCGACAAGTCACTCTACGCCGACTGCGACTGGGTGATCGAGGCCGTGTTCGAGGAGCTCGGCGTGAAGCAGCAGGTGTTCGCGGAGATCGAGCCGATCATCTCCGAGACCGCCGTGCTCGCGACGAACACCTCCTCGCTCTCCGTCGAGGAGATCGGGGCCAACCTGGCCCACCCCGAGCGGCTCGTCGGCTTCCACTTCTTCAACCCGGTCGCGGTCATGCCGCTCATCGAGGTCGTGCGGGTGCCGTCGACGAGCGACGAGACCCTCGCCACGGCGATGGCGGTCGCGAAGAAGCTCGGCAAGAGCGCCGTGATCACGGCGGATCGCCCCGGGTTCGTGGTGAATCGACTGCTCGCGAAGGTCATGGGCGAGGCGGCCCGCGCCCTGGACGAGGGTACCCCGATGCCCGTCGTCGAGCGCGCGCTCGCCCCGATCGGCTTGCCGATGGGACCGTTCGAGCTCATCGACCTGGTCGGGTGGAAGGTCGCGGCACACGTGCAGGACACCATGGTCGCCGCGTTCCCGGAGCGCTTCTACGCCTCTGAGAACCTGCACCGCCTGGCCGAGGTGGAGGGCCCGCTCTCGAAGTCGAAGCTCGGCAAGGTCGAGGATCTCTCGAAGGCCGGCAAGAAGGCCGTCACGATCGGGAAGACGGCGGTCTCGGAGGAGACGATCCTCCGCCGCGTCGAAGACGAGCTCGCCGGAGAGATCAAGATCATGCTCGACGAGGGCGTCGTCGCGGCAGCCGAGGACATCGACCTCTGCCTGATCCTGGGGGCCGGCTGGCCGTTCCAGGCGGGCGGCGCGACTCCCTACCTCGACCGGATCGGAGCGAGCGAGCGCACCTTCGGCGGCACGTTCCACGATCCCATCATCGCGGGCGATCGCACGCAGTAA
- a CDS encoding HRDC domain-containing protein: MITDDAGVRQAAEAIAAGHGPAGVDAERASGFRYGSEAYLVQVYRRGAGTFLFDPIEISDFRPLAVALDGVEWIFHAASQDIPCLDELQLHPPKLFDTELAARLLGYERVGLGSVVEQLLGISLDKAHSASDWSQRPLPESWLEYAALDVALLPDLRDAIHADLEEQGKLGYAAEEFEAVRTKPEKAKAAEPWRKLANGPSLRSARSLALARELWLARDELARERDVAPGRLIPDKSVIAAAAANPRSKNDLARLQTFRGRASRTEIDRWWEAIRRGKVTEDLPGPKPRDPEAIPHHRGWAQRHPEAAARLVAARAAIEAEAERQHMPAENLITPDHVRRLVWRPPADVSPEGIARSLTAFGARDWQAGLTAPILAPVFVENV; encoded by the coding sequence TGAAGCGATCGCGGCCGGGCACGGACCGGCGGGCGTCGATGCCGAGCGCGCCTCCGGGTTCCGGTACGGATCCGAGGCGTACCTTGTGCAGGTCTACCGCCGAGGCGCCGGCACGTTCCTCTTCGACCCCATCGAGATCTCGGACTTCCGGCCGCTTGCCGTGGCGCTCGACGGTGTCGAGTGGATCTTCCACGCCGCCAGCCAGGACATCCCGTGCCTGGACGAACTGCAGCTGCATCCCCCGAAGCTCTTCGACACCGAACTCGCCGCGCGACTGCTGGGGTACGAGCGGGTGGGCCTCGGCTCCGTCGTCGAGCAGCTGCTCGGCATCAGCCTCGACAAGGCGCACTCGGCCTCGGACTGGTCGCAGCGGCCGCTGCCCGAGTCGTGGCTCGAATACGCCGCGCTCGACGTCGCGCTGCTCCCGGATCTCCGCGATGCGATCCACGCGGATCTGGAGGAGCAGGGCAAGCTCGGCTACGCGGCCGAGGAGTTCGAGGCGGTGCGGACCAAACCCGAGAAGGCGAAGGCTGCGGAGCCGTGGCGGAAGCTCGCCAACGGGCCATCGCTCCGCTCTGCGCGCTCGCTGGCGCTCGCCCGAGAGCTCTGGCTCGCGCGCGACGAACTCGCGCGGGAGCGCGATGTCGCTCCGGGCCGACTGATCCCCGACAAGTCCGTGATCGCCGCCGCCGCGGCGAATCCCCGGTCGAAGAACGACCTCGCGCGGCTGCAGACGTTCCGCGGTCGCGCGAGCCGCACCGAGATCGACCGTTGGTGGGAGGCGATCCGGAGGGGCAAGGTGACCGAGGATCTGCCCGGGCCGAAACCGCGCGACCCGGAAGCGATCCCGCACCACCGCGGCTGGGCGCAGCGCCACCCCGAGGCCGCCGCACGCCTGGTGGCGGCGCGCGCGGCGATCGAGGCGGAGGCCGAGCGGCAGCACATGCCCGCCGAGAACCTCATCACCCCGGATCACGTCCGTCGACTCGTGTGGCGTCCGCCGGCGGACGTCTCGCCCGAGGGCATTGCACGGAGTCTCACGGCCTTCGGTGCTCGGGACTGGCAGGCTGGACTAACTGCACCAATTCTTGCCCCAGTTTTTGTAGAGAACGTCTAA
- a CDS encoding thiolase family protein, whose product MREVVFVDGVRTPFGRAGDKGMYAGTRADDLAVKALEGLIERNAALPLDRIDDVGIAATTQQGDQGLTLGRTVAMLAGVPVSVPGFALDRMCAGALTVASFMGAAIGAGQYDLAIAGGVEHMGRHPIGLDADPNPRFVAEKLVSPDALNMGITAERLHDRFPELTKERADRFGMLSQHKVQAAYDRGDIQADLVPVALRSAAGWGLATEDEGRRPQTTMEGLSTLKTPFRPHGRVTAGNASPLTDGATVSLLAGADTARELGLGAKMRMVGFAYAGVEPEVMGLGPVPSTEKALRRAGLSINDIGLFELNEAFAVQVLSFTDHFGISDEDPRINPWGGAIAFGHPLAASGVRLMIQLARQFEQRPDVRYGVTAMCVGLGQGGTMIWENPHFDGKKGK is encoded by the coding sequence ATGAGAGAAGTCGTGTTCGTGGACGGGGTCCGCACCCCATTCGGGCGCGCCGGTGACAAGGGAATGTACGCGGGCACCCGCGCCGATGATCTAGCGGTCAAGGCGCTCGAGGGCCTGATCGAACGCAACGCGGCCCTGCCGCTCGACCGCATCGACGACGTCGGTATCGCGGCCACCACCCAGCAGGGTGACCAGGGGCTGACACTCGGTCGCACGGTCGCCATGCTCGCCGGTGTCCCGGTCTCGGTGCCGGGCTTCGCGCTCGACCGGATGTGCGCGGGCGCGCTGACGGTCGCTTCCTTCATGGGCGCCGCCATCGGCGCGGGGCAGTACGATCTCGCGATCGCCGGTGGTGTCGAGCACATGGGGCGGCACCCGATCGGTCTGGACGCCGATCCGAACCCGCGCTTCGTGGCGGAGAAGCTCGTGAGCCCCGACGCTCTGAACATGGGCATCACGGCCGAGCGGCTGCACGACCGGTTCCCCGAGCTCACGAAGGAGCGCGCCGACCGGTTCGGCATGCTGAGCCAGCACAAGGTGCAGGCCGCCTATGATCGCGGCGACATCCAGGCGGATCTCGTGCCGGTGGCGCTCCGGTCCGCCGCGGGCTGGGGACTCGCCACCGAGGACGAGGGGCGACGCCCGCAGACGACGATGGAGGGTCTCTCGACGCTCAAGACGCCGTTCCGGCCGCACGGGCGGGTCACCGCCGGGAACGCCTCGCCCCTCACCGACGGGGCGACCGTCTCCCTCCTCGCGGGAGCCGACACGGCGCGCGAGCTGGGTCTCGGGGCGAAGATGCGCATGGTGGGCTTCGCCTACGCCGGCGTCGAGCCGGAGGTCATGGGCCTCGGTCCCGTCCCCTCCACCGAAAAGGCGCTGCGTCGCGCGGGCCTCTCGATCAACGACATCGGGCTCTTCGAGCTGAACGAGGCGTTCGCGGTGCAGGTGCTCTCGTTCACGGATCACTTCGGGATCTCGGACGAGGATCCTCGCATCAACCCCTGGGGCGGCGCGATCGCGTTCGGCCACCCGCTCGCCGCCTCGGGCGTGCGACTCATGATCCAGCTCGCGCGCCAGTTCGAGCAGCGCCCCGACGTCCGCTACGGCGTGACTGCGATGTGCGTCGGCCTCGGGCAGGGCGGCACCATGATCTGGGAGAACCCCCACTTCGACGGCAAGAAGGGAAAGTAA